Proteins co-encoded in one Pieris napi chromosome 10, ilPieNapi1.2, whole genome shotgun sequence genomic window:
- the LOC125052869 gene encoding phosphatidylinositol-glycan biosynthesis class F protein: MFTLNNNLELRRVTISSLLTCIYLPSIISVISYKGILYSVGSGSSFYILVLIFIAELIKSFYLSSNNEIQSKKNKAKIRVGDILKGFGFLLGVTFCFFLGIIVFGAPVLDKHEETLMLSSLLTLLSVFPLVAHTGVELAMQLLFGVKHFSKDTIIAMLVNNALLCVCGAWIGAVVIPLDWNTPWQQWPIPCYLGAIGGYLLSNVMTVLKVTMMSASHKYKFLNFFVNIINKLHVSK, from the coding sequence ATGTTTACGTTAAATAACAACCTGGAATTGAGACGCGTAACTATATCTAGTTTACTCACATGCATCTATTTACCGAGTATAATAAGTGTGATCTCCTATAAAGGTATATTGTATTCCGTAGGAAGCGGTtcatcattttatattttggtgCTAATATTCATAGCAGAACTGATAAAATCATTCTATCTCAGTTCTAACAATGAAATCCAATCAAAGAAGAATAAGGCGAAGATCAGAGTGGGTGACATACTGAAGGGTTTCGGCTTCTTGCTGGGTGTAACGTTTTGTTTCTTTCTCGGAATAATTGTGTTTGGGGCGCCAGTCTTAGACAAACACGAAGAGACATTAATGTTATCCAGTTTACTCACGTTATTGTCAGTGTTTCCCTTAGTGGCCCACACTGGTGTTGAATTAGCAATGCAACTTTTATTTGgagtaaaacatttttcaaaagataCAATAATTGCGATGTTGGTGAATAACGCGTTACTGTGTGTATGCGGAGCCTGGATTGGGGCAGTTGTGATACCTTTGGACTGGAACACTCCATGGCAACAGTGGCCTATACCATGCTATCTTGGAGCTATTGGTGGATATCTCTTATCAAATGTTATGACTGTATTAAAAGTGACAATGATGTCTGCGagtcataaatataaatttcttaatttctttgtaaatataattaataaattacatgtttCCAAGTAA
- the LOC125052868 gene encoding 5-aminolevulinate synthase, erythroid-specific, mitochondrial, translated as MPCPFMGSLNQAFVRNYGSVLMKQYGNFCPIISRNFRTLGQDETKCPFIQNTNTIVADAPKEMTEDIVESARPYSYDKFFNEQISAKKRDYSYRVFRKVSRLAADGMYPQALEGLDNRRVTVWCANDYLGASRHPTVQDAAISSIKSYGTGAGGTRNIAGNSQMTEKLELEIAKLHKKPAALIFSSCFVANDATLSTLAKILPGCVVYSDAGNHASMIQGIRNSRAPKHIFRHNDPNHLKELLSKSPEGVPKLVVFETVHSMSGAICPLEEMCQVAHDYGALTFVDEVHAVGLYGKHGAGIGEERGIEHMIDIVSGTLGKAYGNVGGYIAGSSLLVDTVRSLAPGFIFTTALPPPVLAGSLAAIRLLAGEEGRSLRAKHQAIVRYLKLSLLVAGLPQMPSVSHIVPVPITGADKVALVAESLMKRGHYVQAINYPTVARGAERLRFAPGPYHTPEMIDSLVTALIESFHENNISFNQFLVNGTCRECSMEYKFDMPYEETYKYPMIAT; from the coding sequence ATGCCCTGTCCATTCATGGGTTCCCTAAACCAAGCCTTCGTAAGAAATTATGGCAGCGTACTGATGAAACAGTACGGCAACTTTTGCCCAATAATTTCAAGAAATTTCCGCACTCTGGGTCAAGACGAAACGAAATGTCCTTTCATTCAAAACACCAACACCATCGTTGCCGATGCTCCTAAGGAGATGACAGAGGACATCGTGGAAAGCGCACGCCCCTACTCTTACGATAAGTTCTTCAATGAACAAATCAGCGCGAAGAAAAGGGACTACTCTTACCGAGTCTTCAGGAAGGTATCCCGGTTAGCCGCGGACGGTATGTATCCTCAGGCGTTAGAAGGCCTCGATAACCGCCGTGTGACGGTGTGGTGCGCTAACGATTACCTTGGTGCCTCACGACACCCCACTGTACAAGATGCTGCAATTTCATCGATCAAGTCTTATGGTACAGGAGCTGGTGGAACCCGCAACATTGCTGGTAACTCACAAATGACTGAAAAACTAGAACTAGAAATAGCTAAACTTCATAAAAAGCCTGCAGCTCTTATATTCAGCTCATGTTTTGTTGCCAATGATGCAACACTCTCTACATTAGCTAAAATTCTACCTGGGTGTGTTGTATATTCAGATGCAGGCAACCACGCTTCTATGATACAGGGAATAAGGAACAGTAGGGCCCCAAAGCACATATTCAGGCACAACGACCCTAATCATTTAAAAGAACTACTCTCTAAATCACCTGAAGGTGTACCAAAACTAGTCGTATTTGAGACTGTCCACTCAATGAGTGGAGCTATCTGTCCATTAGAGGAAATGTGTCAAGTTGCTCATGATTATGGAGCGTTAACATTTGTAGATGAAGTTCATGCAGTTGGCTTGTATGGGAAACATGGGGCTGGCATCGGAGAGGAAAGAGGTATTGAGCATATGATTGACATAGTTTCTGGTACTTTGGGTAAGGCTTATGGAAACGTTGGGGGCTATATAGCAGGATCTTCATTACTGGTGGACACTGTCCGGTCCTTAGCACCAGGATTCATCTTTACAACTGCACTTCCACCACCAGTGCTAGCAGGCTCGCTGGCAGCTATTAGACTTCTTGCTGGAGAGGAAGGAAGGAGTTTGCGTGCCAAACACCAAGCAATCGTACGTTATTTGAAACTGTCGCTTCTCGTTGCGGGACTTCCGCAGATGCCTTCCGTGAGTCACATTGTGCCGGTGCCTATAACCGGAGCCGACAAAGTGGCCCTTGTCGCTGAATCCCTCATGAAGAGGGGACATTACGTGCAGGCTATCAATTATCCCACGGTCGCGCGAGGCGCTGAGCGACTTCGTTTCGCGCCGGGCCCCTACCACACTCCCGAGATGATTGACAGCTTGGTCACTGCCCTAATCGAATCATTCcatgaaaacaatataagctTCAATCAATTCTTGGTGAACGGGACTTGTCGCGAGTGCAGCATGGAGTACAAGTTCGATATGCCTTATGAGGAGACCTACAAGTACCCCATGATCGCTACATAA